A genome region from Trachemys scripta elegans isolate TJP31775 chromosome 2, CAS_Tse_1.0, whole genome shotgun sequence includes the following:
- the TYMS gene encoding thymidylate synthase, with translation MPEQQRPASPPHGELQYLGQVEHVLQRGHRKEDRTGTGTISAFGLQARYSLRDQFPLLTTKRVFWKGVLEELLWFIKGSTNAKELSAKGVKIWDANGSREFLDKQGFTDRTEGDLGPVYGFQWRHFGAEYKDMNTDYSGQGVDQLQNVIDTIKNNPDDRRIIMCAWNPKDISLMALPPCHALCQFYVLKGELSCQLYQRSGDMGLGVPFNIASYSLLTYMIAHVTGLKPGEFIHTLGDAHIYLNHVEPLKIQLQREPRPFPKLKILRKIENISDFKVDDFQIEDYNPHPAIKMEMAV, from the exons ATGCCCGAGCAGCAGCGCCCGGCGTCCCCGCCGCACGGGGAGCTGCAGTACCTGGGGCAGGTCGAGCACGTCCTGCAGCGCGGCCACCGGAAGGAGGATCGGACCGGGACCGGCACCATCTCCGCGTTCGGACTGCAGGCGCGGTACAGCCTGAGAG ATCAGTTTCCTTTGCTGACGACAAAACGAGTGTTCTGGAAGGGAGTGCTGGAAGAGCTGCTATGGTTTATCAAG GGTTCAACAAATGCTAAAGAGCTCTCTGCAAAAGGAGTGAAGATTTGGGATGCCAATGGATCACGTGAATTCTTGGATAAACAAGGTTTCACTGACAGAACAGAAGGGGATTTGGGACCAGTGTATGGTTTCCAGTGGAGACACTTTGGAGCTGAATACAAAGATATGAATACAG ATTACTCAGGCCAAGGAGTGGACCAGCTGCAGAATGTAATCGACACAATCAAAAACAATCCAGATGACAGAAGAATCATCATGTGTGCTTGGAATCCCAAAG ATATTTCACTAATGGCTTTGCCTCCTTGCCATGCTCTGTGCCAGTTTTATGTtctaaagggtgaactgtcttgCCAGTTGTATCAGAGATCTGGAGACATGGGACTGGGGGTGCCTTTCAATATCGCCAGCTATTCACTGCTCACATATATGATTGCCCATGTCACAGGTCTGAAG CCTGGTGAATTCATACACACACTAGGAGATGCTCATATATATCTGAATCATGTTGAACCTTTGAAAATTCAA CTTCAGAGGGAACCACGACCTTTCCCAAAACTCAAAATTCTTCGTAAAATTGAAAATATCAGTGACTTCAAAGTAGATGACTTTCAGATTGAAGACTATAACCCACATCCAGCTATTAAAATGGAGATGGCTGTTTAA